The Musa acuminata AAA Group cultivar baxijiao chromosome BXJ2-5, Cavendish_Baxijiao_AAA, whole genome shotgun sequence genomic interval CAACAATTGCTCATTGTGAATACCCATCTGTTATTCCCTCATGATTCTACCCTGTGTATAGTTCGTTTGCAACAGGTAGATTTTCTCTTTCTTGGCATTTGTTCTCTCCCTTTTTTGTCTGTATGACAACCTTCTTATAGAGTTATCACTGCCAGGTATACAAGATCCTTCAGTATATAGAAACATACCAGAAAGAGCATAATCTTGAACCAATGCCTGTCATACTATGTGGGTGAGTACCACACACGCATACATCTACTACTCTCGAATAACATGAATTTTGCTTATCTTCTGTTCTACTTTCCAGAGATTGGAATGGAAGCAAACGTGGGCATGTTTACAAGTTTCTTCGGTCCCAAGGGTTTATATCATCATATGATACCGTTCATCAGTACACCGATAGTGATGCTGATGCCCACAAGGTGGTGgtcttttttctattactcttgcAACGCTCTCGTTGCAAGACATTGTTAACTTCTTACTCATTGGCTGACATTCACTCTGTGTTTGCTGCTTTTTGCTTGCAGTGGATTAGCCACCGCAATCATCGTGGGAACATCTGCGGAGTTGATTTCATATGGCTTCTTAATCCAAATAAGCAAAGGAAACCACTGAGAACTAGCTGGAACGAAGCAGTATTTGGCATTATTAaggtgaatacttcttgttatacATCCTTTCACTCACTGAGAAATTGTTCCTGCAACATATAATATATACTCTTCTTAGGAGGTAAAGAAACTGCAGATGAGGAACTGATATTTCAGCTTAACCTATGGCCGTAGGAAGAGCTTTTTCATAATTCAGTGACACGAATTGTTCCTCTGTCTTGAACATACTATGATAAAGTTATATTACATTTTTTTTCCCTGGAGGGAAATATGTTAATATATAAATACTGAAATCATAGGCCGCTAGTTGTTCCGCAATTCTTTTACAGGACTTGAAATCATTTTAATGCTCGACACATGTATAACTCAAATTTCACCTTAATTGTTTTCAAATTTTGTCTGCTTGAAGCTGACTTGAAATGTTTCTTGTTATAGTATCTTTTGCGAGCAGCTTCTCTTACAGAGACCAGTGCATTTGCGTTCCTTAAAATTGACAGTCCCGGCGATTACATTACCTACTCAGGTTTCTGTCAGGCACTCTATCAGGTACCGAGTGCTTCTCATTGAATTTGATATATTCCAAACCATGAAGAATTTAACACCTCAAACTGATGCAGCTAGGTTTGTCTGGTCATCCTGATGGCCTTAGTTCTGAAGACACAAAAGTTCTATGGGTTCAATCTGATACTGATGGAAATGGTGTTGTGGACTACGTAGAATTTCTGGTATGCTCCCAAGCCATTGACGTCTATTTTATGGTTGCAAACTGCTCTTCTGATTACTACTCTACTGAGTCCCCTCGACCGCGTCATCAAACTAGTTCGATCAACACTTTACCATTTTTTAACCTTTGCTGACCTCAAGGAAATGAAATTTCTACCACTTGCTATTGGCTTTCTAAGACGTTGGACCTGCCTTTCCACTGAAACTTACTTGATGAACTGCTCCTGCAGCAGCGAATATGGAATCCGAAATGTTCGGAGCAACCTGAGGAGAAAACAGTATCTGGAACCAAGGCATCACCGATAACAGGTGGAGAgacacaacagcagcagcaggccTTTGGTTTCGACGTGAAGGACGCAGTCCTCTTCCCTCCAGAAGTCGAGAGAGGGATGTGGCCGGAAAACTATTCTCTCTCCGACCATGCCCCGCTGACCGTCGTGTTTTCCCCTGTAAAGATGCCTTGTGGCGGGCCAGTTTGCTAATCCCTGATCGGGAGTGCGACTACATCCGGAAGCAGTGCCTCctcaatataaatcaaagcttGCAGAACTGGAAGAAGGAAAATCTCTGATCATATACAGCTCAAACAAACACAAGGTAAAGATATGAACATGAGATGGCAAATGTCCAACGAGCCTTGCCACTCTCCTGagaattttgttttttcttttctgtcACCTGTAATGAATAAGTTATCATTCTCTATGTGATGACATGGCCTCCGCAATTATATTATGCGATAGTTTTGCCTCTTTTTCTGTCAATTGTCCGACAAATTTCCTATATGTATCATTTTAAATCCACTTGTATATTTACAATTGTAAGTGTTGTcatatttatcattttaaataCAATTtagtgtatataatatatatatatatatcattataaaatGTATTTTAAGGTCTTAGTTGGTCACACCTGAGTGCAGAAAGCGTTAAAAACATCCCACGCTTTGCCCCCGCCCAGCGACAATGGGTAGTAGGGCCCACTCGCCCATGGCTTGGAGCTAGTGGGGCCCCTCCTCACTCCCTTCGGTGTACGTCAACTCGGACAAAAGCATAGCACCTGCatcatcccttctctttgttatcCTCGACTTAAGATTTGTAGCATTCTACAACGAATTGTGTAATTGAATTCGACACAAGTGACTGCACTTTCTGAGCCGATTGATCTCAAGGAACGCACAGTTCTTGGCATGCTGGTTTGAGCGTGATAAATCAATCCTCTGCAATCATCAGTGGATGAGCCCCAGCAAACATGAGTTCGGATTCAGAGATGAAAGGGTGACACATCAAAAGAGGATTTAGCAGCGAAACTGATGAACAACAGAATAAAGGATTCTGAGATAATGGCTACAACAATGTATCAAAATCTAATAAGTAAGAAGAGGAAATCTTACGTCTACTAATTCTACGCCCACCGATCTCGATTGATGATGTACGTGACAGATCATCTTTGAAATTAGAGAACTCGAATGAGCCGACCAGCCATTCAATGAAtcaatatatcataatttttacatGATTCAGCACTTATTTGTCTTTTAATACTTGACTTGTCCTCCGAAAACCAGCATGCAATGTGCAAAGCAAGCAATCATACTATATTATAAAATAGGATCCGAATTCAGGACCGTCCTCACAGGTCCTCCTCCTCAGCTCAGCAACACGATTGACGCTCGCTATCACCCTCCCGGAAGATGTGAGAAGCTTAAATCCAAGAAAAATCCTCGGCCAAAAATAGGTGCAGCGGGAGGCCAGCATTCATGATCTCAGCTGCCCAAGGAAACCTCTTATCAGAAGAAACAATTCATTCGCTTCCAATGACTCCCCTTGTGATCATCGTAAAATAAGCACAAGGGTAACCTCTTTCGAGTATATGGTGCCGAGAATCAGAATCAAAAAACGAGAGGAGACAAAATCTAAACACCAATGaaagaatcaaaataatttaaaataaaaaactttattaaaaaaatgattacAAACCCTCAACCACTACTCTATCTTCCATCTGTTGCTCCTCCCTCAATTACTCATCCCTTAATCTGACTTAGTATCTTATAAGGGGAGACATATTAGAATTCATGGTAGTCTTATCTAGAGTAGGTATTTTAAATCAATAGAACTCTTATCTAAAGAGCTTCAAATTATTTAAATCATTAATATTATCTTAGCACACCCCTATAATGTCACAAGTttcttttttcaaaataaaaaattctccTATGATAAAGGTTAATCTCTTTTATTATAGTATCTTAATTTGTTATGCTTCAAGCATCTCCGATAAACCGAGCTAATTGGAAGTGATAATTGTAGGCTTATCAGAAACTATTACTTGAGTGTTCACTAGATCTATCAATTTATctttctaaaaaaatataaattcttcaATCTCTCTGAATCAATTTTttgttttgcttctttttttaaatttatgagtTCTTCAATTTGAGCAAACTGATATTTTTTTCAGAATTTTTAATCATACCTTTCTTGTAGTATCTTCTTCTGAAAAATTTCAATTTGACATTGAAGTTGCAGAGCATATATTATCCATATTTAAGTCTAACTCAATACTAGCATTAAATTTTAACTAAAtattaattctaaaaaaaattaagatgctAATTAAAGACTATATTATACAACTCATCGTCATCATCTAGTGCTATAATATCATCATCTTCATAGTAAAACTAACATCAATTTCTGAACTAAACTTGAAAaggtcaaaaaaattattttaatatagtcATATCATGATCTGTCTCGACAAGCAATGAACCATTTAAGCTTATCATCATACTCTACTTTGATAGTAAAATCCCATTTGTTTGGTGCATTATTAATAAATTgacatgtaaaaaataaattttcagatTTATCATCTCCCCCTACAAAATTAGCTAGCAAAATCTTTCAATGTGATCATATTTTTTGTCTGATCATTCGGTTCATAGTTCCTCTGATTATTTGATGTATCTCTTGCACCACAACTACAACatcattcttttattttttttaacttcactatttttttatttttttgaaaatatttaatttattttacatttatATATGTTGTGTAAGTATCTCAAGATCTATTCAGTCTAATCTCATGTGATCATAAAGAATCAAATAATTCACAAACATGTAACTTAGATAGACCTATTGATTCTACATGATCTATTAGAGAGACTTcttgaaatatttttaatattttatcataaattaaaTTCTCATCCGATTTACTATCttcataactcatgaaaaataaacTTCACTtctattcataaataattttttaaattttcttaaaagAGTTTTGAGATCAATACCTTAGAGATGTGATGATACTCTTATTCTAAGATCTCCTAAGCCTCCTTAGAATTTGTTGCAGtagaaatttgaaaaaaaaaatatatatataatctcatcAACTAATTATCAAAGGGAATAATGGACatgcaaattattttttttaatcttctttGATGGCTCTGACTATATCATAGTCTTGTCATCGAAACCAAATTTTTATTTTCGCACTCCATGTCACATAATTATTTTCTCTATAAATTAGGATcgacaataacaaataaaaaatattgtggCTATGGTGCCACTTATCGAGAACTAGGATCgaaaatgagaaaataaaataatgaaaaaaaattgaaaattagaaaaatattatttcttcctCAATCTGATTTACCTACCTCACAAGGGAAGATCACACTCCTATTTATAGTCTAGACTCATGACTCATATACATATTAATCTTATTAGAGAAAgtatcataaatcaataaaattttttgTCTATGATAAGTTCACCCACCAACTGCCAAAGAAGTGAGAGAGTGCTTTGGGTATCTCTGGATTCATTGAATGCCTCCCAACAAAGCCGACTCAGCACATGCTTGTGATTGTCCCACGCGCAATTATTGCATGGGCGGAAGTTAGCACTGCAATGTCACATAGTAGCACAAGAGAGAAGGACACATGAGACCTGTTTTCTTCTTTGTAACCCTACCTACGTGAATCCAATGACAGTAGCATACATACAGTTATATTGTAATAGAGCAACCTTACTATATTTTCTTTGAGAGCTCGATGAAGATAATGACACAAACAAAAGCAGATCCCGTACGATCTGCAGACTGCAATGGAGCAGCACCCTATCTCTTCCGCTGTCTTATTTATTGGCATCATTACCCAGGTAGCAAAACCCACATGATTCTGCAGTGAACGCCACCACGGCTCATGATGGTTACCGAGCAGTACCCACCCTCGACACCGGCTTGCATATAAATCTTGTTATCATTCGAGTAGGCAGGCTGTTCGCAACATGACAGGTGCGCAGGCAATGGGAAACGGAGGCATTGGGAGTGCGAGAGAggagcggaggaggaggacggcTGGGAGATGCTCCACCATGAACATTAGCTTCTCGGCGAGGCTGCCCGGCGACGTGCGCGGCGACCTGAGGGAGAGCATTTGCGCGGTGAAGTACTCGGTCGACCCTTTTGCCGACTTCAGGAAGTCGATACTCGAGATGATAAGAGACGGCGGCGTCAGGGACTGGGAGGAGATGGAAGAGCTGGTCTATTGCTACGTGGTGCTCAATCCGTCGGACCTCCACTGCTTCATTGCGGAGGCGTTCCTCAGCGTGTGTTCTCTTGCTAGATAAGAGAAGTGTGGTCGTCTTCGATTCCCAATGGGGAAGATCAGATGATGTGGATCAATAATGATGCTTACATGTCTGCTTCTGCTATCTATCTGGATGCCATCATAGATTGCTGATGTCCATATTCCAATGACCGAGGGCAGTAGATTTCCCGGGGAGCAGTAGGAGACTGGGAAATAGTGGCCAATTTGTTCTGCATTCAAGAATGGGACACACTTCGATAGATGCATCACCAACATGATTGGGACACTCCGTCTTCATCAACTCGCCTGGAACCTTATTGGCCACCAAAATTCCTTTGCTCTCTCTATCCTCTTTCtttccacacacacacatacacacacacacacacaaatatatatatatatatatatatatatatatatatatatatatatatatatatatgaaaccaTATTTTCAACTATTACTACTGTGGTGTGTGCATCGATCGTGTCTCCGTTGCACTGAAAGATATTAAGTTATATGAAATAGAAGAGAAATAAAGATTGAAAAGTTAGGCCAGGTTATTAGATCTAATACAAACAGTCTAAACTTTAGAGCTGACCACGCATGATCCATGTCCGGTACAGATCATTTGGACGGACAACAGAGCATGCATTTGGACTACTAACAAAATGCGAGAAAAATAtccaattttttaaaattaaatatcacAAGATAAGAAATCCTAAATTTTGGCTTCCATTGCTCAGGCCATTCGTAAAAGCCACCGTCTACACGTCTTCCTTGTTCTCTCATTTTTACCAATAGATGGAACTCAAGACGATCACTTAGGCACAGCAAAGAGGACGAAAGATCACATACCATGCCATGGTGCTTGAACTAAGAGGGTAGAATCTaagaagaaaatatattgttggcTCCAATATTTAGTAGTATGAAAGTGTATTAACTAATATCTTCCTGTTCTTATTCATCAGAACTCTCTGATGATTCATGCTCCTGACCAACCACAGCAGCAGGTTCCTGCATAAGGGAAGGAAAGATGTCCAGTAAGCATTTGAAAGAATGTTAATGAAGGATTATTTAACAATTAAGGGAGAAAACAGcttaaagggaaaagaaaaatgGAGAGCATAAGTTATCGGTTCGTGTTCATACTGCCATTTTGTCCCAGTCCTTCAACTTCGAACTTGTAAGCATGTAACTGTCACGTAATGGAGCCCACCCGGTCACGTTGCTTTTTTCTTCCTTCCTAGAATTAGAGACCTGCATAAACCACGAAGTTAATGTTCTACACAGGACAAAATAACTTATCAGGAAAGAGAAATGGAGAGTCTAGGAAGTTACAAGTAACCAATGGTTATAAGCATGGCTCTTCAACCCAAGAGAGATCAAAACCCAAAGAAGGATCAAAAGAAGCATGTTTATTTGCTCTCAGAATCATCAAACTATTTTCAGTAAAGCAAACCTATAATAGAGGTACCAATTTCCCAAAAGCACCAGAGCTAGTTGGATTAACAGTCTTCTAAGTGAAGCTTATATATGAAGCACCGGCTTATGGTCACATTAGCAGTCCTTAAAGTGCAGTTTACAAATGAAGAACTGAGTAATAGTTGGGTCAGCAGTCATTAAGGTGAAGCTTACAAATGAAGCACTAACTATACCAGACTGtcatgaccttagctggaattgcctaaggcgtgcggcacccttgcggccaaagacgcgaacttagcttgcgttgcctaagtcgcgagtcacccttgtggcaaagacgcgaacttagcttgtgttgtctaagtcgcgcttcgcccttgcgatcttgctccgcaaggatcagcccactttgtaacctctcgcaggtcccgaaggacctgtaaaagagaaagagagttagatcaaaagaacgagcaacggacaagtcccgaagtctcgcgaaaaggaaagctttacaagcaattcgtcgaacaccttgtgtgcacaagagaaaagagggagagggagaaaaacaaggctttcaaggatgaacgaacagctgcaagcccacaaacagccgctcacctggtcccgggcgcaaaaccaagttcccgtaaaggtcacgtgcgaacttgcgaaagagtgttcaacgcccggtatataactgaagccccatccagccatgtgccacccggggggttcctggggtctgagctggctgacattttggtgagcggaggcagctctccgctcacctcccgcggcacgcgaaaacggagccgttttgggctgttttgctcggttcggtgaacggtcgctttgcaacgctgcagcttgttcgaacttacatatttacaagcaaaatgacccaaaaccataagaaaacatgctgccaagcagctgtacatgcgggtgtgagcgacgaacggttcgttgaacggagttgttgcgggtgcgcgacgaccgttcgtgacattctcccccacttaaactgtcgacgccctcgtcgacgcttgttggtagttggtgatgacttcttcttcatgtcgcagggcgtcttcaagctcccaactggcttcagttcggggaagctttcgccacttcaccaagtactctgtctgctccgctccgttgggtagctttatcctgcgatccgccagaatggtttccactcgcttgtcgtaggaggctgtgatgggaggtagccgagttggaacacttcgagaagcatcttgcggatccgaatggtaggccttcaggttgctagcgtgaagaacgttgtgaattttgaaccacgccggcagctgcaacttgtaagaaacattgcctaccctgctgataattgggaagggcccttcatacttacgcaccaatcctttgtggactcttttcctgaagaattggagtgatgctggttggagctttaccaacaccaaatcgccaactttgaactcctgtggtcgccttcccaagtctgcccacttcttcatccgttttgtcgccttctccaagtaagcccgcgcaatatcggcatttcgatgccactcctttgcgaaatggtaggctgatggactactcccagtatacccaattgccatagtgtgcggagtcaacggttgttgtcctgtgataatttcgaaggggctcttgttggatgcagagctccgctgcaagttgtaggagaattgggcgatgtccaacaacttcacccaatctcgttgattggcactcacgtagtgccggagatactgctctaagagcgaatttattctttcagtctgaccatccgtctgggggtggaggcttgtagagaagtataactttgaccccaacaatttgaatagctcggtccagaatcgtcccaggaaccgagcgtctcgatcactaacgatattgtgtgggactccccaatacttcactacacccttcatcatcagtctggccgcctcttcagctgaacagtgtaggggagcagcaatgaaagttgcatactttgaaaaccgatcgaccaccacaagtatcgatccaagtccccctacaggtggcaagcttgatatgaagtctaaggaaatgctctcccatggcctttctggtacgggcaacggctccaaaagtcccaccggcttccgctgctccaccttgtcttgttggcaagtaaggcatgttcgaacatactcctccacatcaatccccatctttggccagtagaaggccctctccacgagagccaacgttctgtgaatgccgggatgtccagcccaaagggaatcgtgacactcttttaagagttcacgccttaaattgtccactcggggaacataaaccctattcccttttgtgtaaacaagtccctcctggacccaaaatcgtcgtgccttgccttctttgatgagctgcatcaggataactgcctagggatcactatacagtccatctctgattcgggaaaggaagttggagtgtaactgacttgtttggcctctgccctccagttgtgcagcattcacgcattccactttccgactcagcgcatcggccacgacattcgccttcccgggcttgtattccattgccatatcaaattcagccaggaagtcctgccaccgtgcttgctttggggagagcttcttctgagtttggaaataactcagggcgatgttgtctgtcctcagcacaaatcgcgacccgagaaggtagtgtcgccaaactcgtagacagtggatcactgctatcatctccttctcatgcactggataccgcctctcagtctcgttgagtttgcggctctcgtaggccaccggatgaccttcctgcatgagtactccaatagcaaagtccgaagcatctgtgtggacttcaaagggctctccatagtttggcaatttgagcactggttcctcTAGGACAACAGCCTTCAGGTCTtgaaatgctatctcacatttgtccgaccacttccaaggctgctccttcttcagcaactccgttagtggggttgcccgcttcgaatattcggcaatgaagcgtcgatagtagttgacgaaaccaaggaaggatctcaactctggcaccttctttggagttcgccattccgcaactgcttgcaccttcgacttgtccatccgaatggagccatcaccgattcgatgccccaagaataggatctcagtttgagcaaagtagcatttctccctttttacgaacaacgtgttctccctgagaaccttgaaaatcgtccgaaggtgcttgacatgctcctcgagcgtttggctgtagacgatgatatcgtctaagtagacgaccacgaacttatccaaatactccttg includes:
- the LOC103985680 gene encoding uncharacterized calcium-binding protein At1g02270 isoform X2 encodes the protein MSRKERNYESGSGNKRKRGRWANRTSSIKKKRRGMGHSSTVRSDRCVTCTTFNILAPIYKRISEEDQSCRESQYRAYWLTRNKRIIDKLLGDRSSIICLQEVWLGNDELVNMYEKQLGDAGYVSFKLARTNNRGDGLLTAVHRDYFRILNHRELLFNDFGDRVAQLLDVESVVPFWHGQNSSIRQQLLIVNTHLLFPHDSTLCIVRLQQVYKILQYIETYQKEHNLEPMPVILCGDWNGSKRGHVYKFLRSQGFISSYDTVHQYTDSDADAHKWISHRNHRGNICGVDFIWLLNPNKQRKPLRTSWNEAVFGIIKYLLRAASLTETSAFAFLKIDSPGDYITYSGFCQALYQLGLSGHPDGLSSEDTKVLWVQSDTDGNGVVDYVEFLQRIWNPKCSEQPEEKTVSGTKASPITGGETQQQQQAFGFDVKDAVLFPPEVERGMWPENYSLSDHAPLTVVFSPVKMPCGGPVC
- the LOC103985680 gene encoding uncharacterized calcium-binding protein At1g02270 isoform X4 gives rise to the protein MGHSSTVRSDRCVTCTTFNILAPIYKRISEEDQSCRESQYRAYWLTRNKRIIDKLLGDRSSIICLQEVWLGNDELVNMYEKQLGDAGYVSFKLARTNNRGDGLLTAVHRDYFRILNHRELLFNDFGDRVAQLLDVESVVPFWHGQNSSIRQQLLIVNTHLLFPHDSTLCIVRLQQVYKILQYIETYQKEHNLEPMPVILCGDWNGSKRGHVYKFLRSQGFISSYDTVHQYTDSDADAHKWISHRNHRGNICGVDFIWLLNPNKQRKPLRTSWNEAVFGIIKYLLRAASLTETSAFAFLKIDSPGDYITYSGFCQALYQLGLSGHPDGLSSEDTKVLWVQSDTDGNGVVDYVEFLQRIWNPKCSEQPEEKTVSGTKASPITGGETQQQQQAFGFDVKDAVLFPPEVERGMWPENYSLSDHAPLTVVFSPVKMPCGGPVC
- the LOC103985680 gene encoding uncharacterized calcium-binding protein At1g02270 isoform X3 → MQSRKERNYESGSGNKRKRGRWANRTSSIKKKRRGMGHSSTVRSDRCVTCTTFNILAPIYKRISEESCRESQYRAYWLTRNKRIIDKLLGDRSSIICLQEVWLGNDELVNMYEKQLGDAGYVSFKLARTNNRGDGLLTAVHRDYFRILNHRELLFNDFGDRVAQLLDVESVVPFWHGQNSSIRQQLLIVNTHLLFPHDSTLCIVRLQQVYKILQYIETYQKEHNLEPMPVILCGDWNGSKRGHVYKFLRSQGFISSYDTVHQYTDSDADAHKWISHRNHRGNICGVDFIWLLNPNKQRKPLRTSWNEAVFGIIKYLLRAASLTETSAFAFLKIDSPGDYITYSGFCQALYQLGLSGHPDGLSSEDTKVLWVQSDTDGNGVVDYVEFLQRIWNPKCSEQPEEKTVSGTKASPITGGETQQQQQAFGFDVKDAVLFPPEVERGMWPENYSLSDHAPLTVVFSPVKMPCGGPVC
- the LOC103985680 gene encoding uncharacterized calcium-binding protein At1g02270 isoform X1 codes for the protein MQSRKERNYESGSGNKRKRGRWANRTSSIKKKRRGMGHSSTVRSDRCVTCTTFNILAPIYKRISEEDQSCRESQYRAYWLTRNKRIIDKLLGDRSSIICLQEVWLGNDELVNMYEKQLGDAGYVSFKLARTNNRGDGLLTAVHRDYFRILNHRELLFNDFGDRVAQLLDVESVVPFWHGQNSSIRQQLLIVNTHLLFPHDSTLCIVRLQQVYKILQYIETYQKEHNLEPMPVILCGDWNGSKRGHVYKFLRSQGFISSYDTVHQYTDSDADAHKWISHRNHRGNICGVDFIWLLNPNKQRKPLRTSWNEAVFGIIKYLLRAASLTETSAFAFLKIDSPGDYITYSGFCQALYQLGLSGHPDGLSSEDTKVLWVQSDTDGNGVVDYVEFLQRIWNPKCSEQPEEKTVSGTKASPITGGETQQQQQAFGFDVKDAVLFPPEVERGMWPENYSLSDHAPLTVVFSPVKMPCGGPVC